One region of Candidatus Hydrogenedens sp. genomic DNA includes:
- a CDS encoding glycosyltransferase family A protein, with translation MNEKISEYLTKKATLTPWSLETHLNKGVEQVVVIPAYNEFAGILTLFQSLSMNPIQLCEKTLVIVVVNNQNETISPPEALKNNQETIEFLKTCMYSNQTPFPIGIIDASSAGYEFPVGQGVGLARKIGLDWGLRYLAEEGNSFGGLICLDADCTVSDNYLFTWNSFFKENPNSAGVMYSEHPIEHTPLGLCMLAYEIYLRTYELGLCYAQSPYTFLPIGSTIGVPAVLYAASGGMSTRIAGEDFYFLQQLARISGIKRITEATVFPSSRLSERVPFGTGAKLKQYMNQPEKRFSFYPFSAFEILRRWIQCLDHPDENAEYMLLQAETIHPELAHFLSSNYWLQKTSKIFKQHKNRSRLIYHLHEWFDGLKTLRLLNHLKEFAFVETTVFETLKEFVVRLNMSEFEHINFESIQYEYNQQHVLLNTLRKSWDKLKIAGINYHLNSN, from the coding sequence ATGAATGAAAAAATATCTGAATATTTGACTAAAAAAGCGACATTAACACCATGGTCTTTGGAGACACATTTGAACAAGGGGGTTGAACAGGTCGTTGTTATACCTGCATATAATGAATTTGCGGGAATTTTAACACTTTTTCAGTCACTAAGTATGAATCCTATTCAACTATGTGAAAAGACCTTGGTTATAGTAGTTGTGAATAATCAGAATGAGACGATATCACCACCTGAGGCATTAAAAAACAATCAAGAGACTATTGAGTTTCTAAAAACATGTATGTATTCAAATCAAACACCTTTTCCCATTGGAATTATTGATGCGTCATCAGCGGGCTATGAATTTCCAGTAGGGCAAGGCGTTGGATTGGCTCGTAAAATTGGGCTCGACTGGGGTTTGCGATATTTGGCTGAAGAAGGAAATAGTTTTGGTGGACTAATCTGTTTAGATGCGGACTGTACCGTTTCTGATAATTATCTTTTCACGTGGAATTCTTTTTTTAAAGAGAATCCTAATTCAGCAGGGGTTATGTATTCTGAACATCCGATAGAGCATACACCGTTAGGTTTATGTATGCTTGCCTATGAAATTTATTTGCGAACCTATGAACTTGGATTATGTTATGCACAATCACCATATACCTTCCTGCCTATAGGTTCAACTATCGGTGTACCTGCGGTACTCTACGCAGCATCGGGAGGAATGAGTACACGTATTGCTGGGGAAGATTTTTATTTTCTACAACAACTTGCACGAATCAGTGGAATTAAAAGGATTACTGAAGCCACTGTTTTTCCATCATCTCGTTTGTCAGAACGGGTACCTTTTGGAACAGGTGCTAAATTAAAACAATATATGAATCAGCCTGAAAAACGTTTCTCTTTTTATCCATTTTCGGCGTTCGAAATTTTGAGAAGATGGATTCAGTGTCTTGACCATCCTGATGAAAATGCTGAATACATGTTACTTCAAGCAGAAACTATACACCCAGAGTTGGCACACTTCCTCAGTTCTAACTACTGGCTTCAAAAAACAAGCAAGATATTTAAACAACATAAGAACCGTAGTAGATTGATATATCATCTTCATGAATGGTTTGATGGTTTAAAAACACTTCGTCTGCTGAATCACTTAAAAGAATTTGCTTTTGTTGAGACAACGGTTTTTGAGACATTAAAAGAATTTGTTGTTCGACTAAATATGAGTGAATTTGAACATATCAATTTTGAAAGCATCCAATATGAATATAACCAACAACATGTCCTATTAAATACACTTCGAAAAAGTTGGGATAAATTAAAAATAGCAGGGATTAATTACCATTTGAACAGCAATTAA
- the miaA gene encoding tRNA (adenosine(37)-N6)-dimethylallyltransferase MiaA: MDYTTNLNMNDSKNRKSVVILGPTASGKTRLGVQLAHKLNGEILSADSRQVYIGLDIGTGKDLDEYEGVYPPVRYHLIDIVPVDYEFSLYDYLRCFREAIQDVLSRGKFPVIVGGTGLYLESILEGYSLTKAPPNEALRNELNSLAIEELRIKLMQLKPKLHNTTDLLDKERIIRAIEIAIAEKEGGEIITVPPLQSIILGVRWERDILKNRISERLKKRLQQGLIEEVEKLLNHGVSEERLFQLGLEYRYVLLFLQGKIKNKNDLFQKLRSAIWEFSRKQEHWFRRFERSGHYIYWITCDEIEQALIWIKNNL; the protein is encoded by the coding sequence ATAGATTATACAACAAATTTAAATATGAATGATTCAAAAAACAGGAAAAGTGTTGTTATACTTGGTCCTACGGCAAGTGGGAAAACTCGTTTAGGTGTGCAACTTGCCCACAAGCTTAACGGAGAAATTCTTTCCGCTGATTCACGACAGGTTTATATTGGTCTTGATATCGGAACAGGAAAAGACCTTGATGAATATGAGGGTGTTTATCCGCCAGTGCGGTATCATCTTATTGATATTGTTCCCGTTGATTATGAATTTAGTTTATATGATTACCTTCGATGTTTCCGAGAAGCGATACAGGATGTGTTATCACGGGGAAAATTTCCTGTAATTGTTGGCGGAACAGGATTGTATCTTGAAAGTATTCTTGAAGGATATTCACTAACAAAGGCACCTCCGAATGAAGCGTTGCGAAACGAATTAAACAGTTTGGCAATTGAAGAATTACGGATAAAATTGATGCAACTCAAACCAAAACTTCATAACACTACTGATTTGTTAGATAAAGAGAGAATTATCCGTGCTATCGAGATTGCTATAGCAGAGAAAGAAGGTGGAGAGATTATCACGGTTCCACCATTACAATCCATTATTTTAGGTGTCCGATGGGAACGTGATATTCTTAAAAATCGGATTTCAGAGAGATTAAAAAAGAGGCTTCAACAAGGGCTTATTGAAGAGGTAGAAAAACTTTTAAACCATGGGGTATCTGAAGAACGACTTTTTCAATTAGGTCTGGAATACCGTTATGTACTTCTATTTTTACAGGGGAAAATTAAGAATAAAAACGATTTGTTTCAGAAGTTACGTTCTGCTATCTGGGAGTTTTCAAGAAAACAAGAACATTGGTTCCGAAGATTTGAACGTTCAGGACACTATATTTATTGGATAACCTGTGATGAGATAGAACAAGCATTAATATGGATAAAAAACAATTTATGA